In Nitrospirota bacterium, a single genomic region encodes these proteins:
- the trxB gene encoding thioredoxin-disulfide reductase, producing MSNDIRNVIIIGSGPAGLTAAIYAARADLKPIVIEGPQTGGQLTITTDVDNYPGFPDGIMGPELVMDMKKQAERFETEFVSGDVTSVDFSNPPFTVNIGDASYRAKTIIIATGAAARWLGLESESKLRGSGVSGCATCDGFFFKGKDVVVVGGGDTAVEEAVFLTKFANKVSLVHRRDQLRASRILQEKASKNEKLSFIWDSVVEEILGVDVGHVRGIRLKNVKSGAVTDIHCDGVFIAIGHTPNTKLFAGTIDLDDQGYIVLKERTYTNIPGVFAAGDVADPYYRQAITAAGMGCMAAIDAERYLEG from the coding sequence ATGAGTAACGACATTCGAAATGTAATAATTATAGGGTCCGGCCCTGCTGGTCTTACTGCGGCTATTTATGCTGCAAGGGCGGACTTAAAGCCGATTGTGATAGAAGGTCCGCAGACGGGAGGTCAGCTGACCATTACTACTGACGTGGATAACTATCCTGGTTTTCCTGATGGTATAATGGGCCCAGAGCTCGTCATGGATATGAAAAAACAGGCTGAACGTTTTGAGACTGAGTTCGTCTCAGGAGATGTAACGTCAGTAGATTTCTCAAATCCTCCGTTTACTGTTAATATAGGTGATGCCTCCTACAGGGCTAAAACCATCATTATAGCCACAGGGGCTGCAGCAAGGTGGCTCGGTTTAGAGTCCGAGAGCAAGCTGCGCGGGAGCGGTGTTTCAGGGTGTGCTACATGTGACGGATTTTTCTTTAAAGGGAAAGATGTAGTGGTAGTCGGTGGCGGAGATACTGCGGTTGAAGAGGCAGTTTTCCTGACTAAATTTGCCAATAAAGTGAGTTTGGTCCACAGACGGGACCAATTGAGGGCATCAAGGATATTGCAGGAGAAGGCATCAAAAAATGAGAAGCTGTCATTTATCTGGGACTCAGTTGTTGAAGAAATCCTTGGTGTGGATGTCGGGCATGTCAGAGGGATAAGGCTTAAAAATGTCAAGAGTGGTGCAGTGACTGATATCCACTGTGATGGTGTATTCATAGCAATAGGTCATACGCCCAATACAAAGCTTTTCGCAGGCACGATTGATCTTGATGACCAGGGTTACATAGTGCTTAAAGAACGGACATATACAAACATACCGGGAGTCTTTGCCGCAGGAGATGTGGCAGACCCATATTACAGGCAGGCGATAACTGCCGCAGGCATGGGGTGCATGGCAGCTATTGATGCTGAACGTTATCTGGAAGGATAA
- a CDS encoding TldD/PmbA family protein: MIDNIGNLKHQISEFFTSYARSLSDCQYADIRIELNDTRWASAEDGKPKSAGRDEGGSFGIRVIAGRGKKAPGYYGSIFSIRDLHRINDLIKEGLNHAHARAAANSKHKSRVADSIAGLDNILYSTELANIEIHRDTIPAVFKISPKSVSPQDILLFVEDASKSVRGISAIKFNDVTAYTQNLGTLFINTEGALIDQYYAYSQGNVYVVASGKEGQQELYEYIGDQRGWEAVSGGENAMEMNLLDFSMRVAGDAAALSDAKVLKTTEKEVIVVTDPYFNTLLSHEIIGHPMEADRVLKYETAYAGRSWFYRGLNENYIGKQVASPLITTYSDPALPGYGHYVYDDEGTKGRKVIHMENGVLRGFMNSRQTASLLGMSPNGSYMATDASLVPLIRMSTTVFANGKTDPKKIIGDISDGYYLWGMHTPSISESRENFSMSAIKTYRIHRGEITELFRGGGISADSMSYLMSIDAVGNDFKIYPIANCGKGQPMQTKRLGNGGPTLRGRARIVGGS, from the coding sequence TTGATAGATAACATTGGTAATCTGAAACATCAAATCAGCGAGTTCTTTACTTCATACGCCCGCAGCCTGTCTGACTGCCAATATGCTGATATCCGCATCGAGCTGAACGATACCCGCTGGGCCTCTGCTGAAGATGGAAAGCCCAAGTCCGCTGGCAGGGATGAAGGGGGTTCCTTTGGCATACGGGTAATAGCGGGGAGGGGAAAAAAGGCCCCGGGTTACTATGGAAGTATCTTCAGTATTAGAGATTTGCACCGAATTAATGACCTTATAAAAGAAGGTTTAAACCACGCCCATGCACGGGCAGCAGCAAACAGTAAGCATAAAAGCAGGGTTGCCGACTCAATTGCAGGCCTTGACAACATACTCTACAGCACAGAACTCGCGAATATAGAAATTCACAGAGATACAATACCTGCGGTCTTTAAGATATCTCCCAAATCAGTTTCTCCTCAGGATATTCTTTTATTTGTTGAAGATGCATCAAAAAGCGTCAGGGGGATATCTGCCATAAAGTTTAATGATGTCACTGCATATACACAAAATCTTGGAACATTATTTATAAACACCGAAGGTGCCCTTATAGATCAGTATTATGCATATAGTCAGGGCAATGTCTATGTCGTAGCCTCAGGCAAAGAGGGACAGCAGGAACTTTATGAATATATAGGAGATCAGAGGGGATGGGAGGCAGTCAGCGGCGGTGAAAACGCAATGGAGATGAACCTTCTTGATTTCTCTATGCGTGTTGCAGGGGATGCTGCCGCCCTGTCTGATGCAAAGGTGCTCAAGACTACAGAAAAAGAGGTGATAGTGGTCACTGACCCTTATTTTAATACACTCCTTTCTCACGAGATAATAGGTCATCCGATGGAGGCAGACAGGGTATTGAAATATGAGACTGCCTATGCAGGAAGGAGTTGGTTTTATAGAGGTCTAAATGAAAACTACATAGGAAAACAGGTGGCATCTCCACTGATAACAACATATTCAGACCCGGCACTGCCTGGTTATGGTCACTATGTATACGATGATGAAGGGACAAAGGGCAGAAAGGTTATTCATATGGAAAACGGGGTGCTCAGGGGCTTTATGAACAGCAGGCAGACGGCATCTTTACTCGGTATGAGCCCCAATGGTTCTTATATGGCAACAGATGCATCACTGGTGCCCTTAATCCGCATGTCTACGACTGTATTTGCAAATGGTAAAACTGACCCTAAAAAGATTATAGGTGATATTAGTGACGGCTACTATCTGTGGGGTATGCACACTCCATCAATCTCTGAGTCGAGAGAGAATTTTTCAATGTCTGCTATAAAGACATACAGGATACATCGTGGTGAGATTACAGAATTATTCCGGGGAGGCGGGATCAGCGCTGACAGTATGAGTTACCTTATGAGTATTGATGCAGTCGGCAATGACTTTAAAATATACCCCATAGCAAATTGCGGCAAGGGCCAGCCGATGCAGACAAAAAGGCTCGGAAACGGCGGGCCTACATTGAGGGGCAGGGCAAGGATAGTCGGTGGAAGTTGA
- a CDS encoding CsbD family protein → MNKLTFKGTWNEVQGKLKKKYGQLTDDDLVYAEGKHDELLGRLQKKLGKAEDEVRQIIADL, encoded by the coding sequence ATGAACAAACTGACATTCAAGGGTACATGGAATGAAGTGCAGGGCAAGCTCAAGAAGAAGTATGGCCAGCTTACGGACGATGATCTTGTTTACGCGGAAGGGAAGCATGACGAGTTGCTTGGCCGGCTGCAAAAAAAGCTGGGCAAGGCGGAGGATGAAGTCCGCCAGATTATCGCCGATCTGTAA
- a CDS encoding lmo0937 family membrane protein has protein sequence MLWTIAVILIILWILGLVSSYTMGGFIHLLLVIAIIVVLFNIIQGRKPFG, from the coding sequence ATGTTGTGGACGATAGCTGTTATACTTATCATTTTGTGGATACTGGGTCTGGTAAGCAGTTACACCATGGGAGGGTTTATTCACCTCCTGCTGGTAATTGCCATAATCGTGGTGCTGTTTAACATCATTCAGGGGCGCAAACCTTTTGGATAA
- a CDS encoding TldD/PmbA family protein — protein MLPVAKLKETASNGLTYIQSLPDVAEAEVFVSTISHLLTRINFTSSIPCNGIEEPKSTLSYGIGVQVVFKDGDRKKIGFGSQTADISIEGVKEAVEKARMSAVDDPDFHFLPTPSGSPVMDPDYEDPELMILGDEGLVFLGWKALEGAVKTFREHNIMDSVIIGGDVSIVQEKMAIASTTGIIACDEAASASAYITTMIEADNAKGSGYEVGMNLGEFVPENAGIRAAMSAIKSRNGRRVPSGKYKLILGPQPVADLLGNIVLPSLNLAVVDAASSAFSGRYGTAVADSRISIYDDGSLSGYPMSRRFTCEGLSTGRTELIKDGLLTGYLSNNYYRNKVLHDSSARDKIGADPADIANALLPRNGFRTGESMLRSFRGKPSIVPTNVIVETSGAVPSDELVRMIGDGIYIGRIWYTYPINGLLAGDFTCTVIGDSYLIEGGKITEPLKPNSIRIADNIRSLLNQVIGTTKDIKPVLLWGSPEVIYSPEIAVQDITLFSIGG, from the coding sequence ATGTTACCAGTAGCTAAATTAAAAGAAACAGCATCAAACGGCCTTACATACATACAGAGCCTTCCTGATGTAGCCGAGGCCGAGGTCTTTGTAAGCACTATCTCCCATCTGCTAACCCGCATAAACTTTACATCCTCTATCCCATGTAACGGAATAGAAGAGCCCAAGTCCACATTATCATATGGCATAGGCGTCCAGGTCGTTTTCAAGGATGGAGACAGAAAAAAAATAGGCTTCGGAAGTCAGACCGCTGATATCTCTATTGAAGGTGTAAAAGAGGCAGTGGAGAAGGCAAGGATGTCAGCAGTAGATGACCCTGATTTCCATTTCCTTCCAACCCCATCAGGTTCTCCGGTAATGGACCCTGATTATGAAGACCCTGAACTGATGATCCTCGGAGATGAGGGGCTTGTGTTTCTTGGGTGGAAGGCACTCGAAGGGGCGGTCAAGACATTCCGGGAACATAATATTATGGATTCAGTGATCATTGGGGGGGATGTAAGCATTGTACAGGAGAAGATGGCGATAGCATCAACAACAGGTATAATAGCCTGTGATGAAGCCGCCAGTGCCTCTGCATATATTACTACGATGATAGAGGCTGATAATGCAAAGGGAAGCGGATATGAGGTTGGGATGAATCTCGGTGAGTTTGTCCCTGAGAATGCAGGTATCAGGGCTGCCATGAGCGCCATAAAGTCAAGGAATGGCCGCCGGGTGCCGTCAGGAAAATACAAGCTGATACTGGGCCCACAGCCTGTTGCAGACCTCCTTGGCAACATCGTATTGCCATCTCTTAACCTCGCTGTTGTAGATGCCGCAAGTTCTGCATTCAGCGGAAGATATGGGACAGCCGTGGCAGACAGCAGGATCTCCATTTATGATGACGGGTCACTCAGCGGCTATCCCATGAGCCGGAGATTTACGTGCGAGGGACTATCTACCGGCAGGACTGAATTAATAAAAGATGGTCTGCTTACAGGCTATTTATCAAACAACTATTACAGGAATAAGGTCTTACATGACAGTTCCGCCAGAGATAAGATAGGCGCTGACCCGGCAGACATCGCAAATGCTCTTTTACCCCGCAATGGCTTCCGGACAGGGGAATCCATGCTGAGATCTTTCAGGGGCAAACCATCTATCGTTCCCACAAATGTCATAGTAGAGACATCAGGTGCAGTTCCATCAGACGAACTTGTACGCATGATTGGAGACGGCATCTATATAGGACGTATCTGGTACACCTATCCGATAAACGGCCTCCTTGCCGGTGATTTCACATGCACAGTGATTGGTGATTCATACCTTATAGAAGGCGGAAAGATAACAGAGCCGTTAAAACCAAACAGCATCAGGATCGCCGATAATATCCGCAGCCTCTTAAATCAGGTTATCGGGACTACCAAAGACATAAAACCAGTTCTCCTCTGGGGCTCCCCGGAGGTTATCTATTCACCGGAAATAGCTGTCCAGGATATCACCCTCTTTTCCATAGGAGGATAG
- a CDS encoding DUF3185 domain-containing protein, protein MKINTLLAIILIAIGIVAFAYQGITYTTRGQVVDIGPLHMTAERTRTIPLPPIADTKHAE, encoded by the coding sequence GTGAAAATAAATACACTGCTTGCAATCATCCTCATCGCTATAGGGATCGTGGCCTTTGCATATCAGGGCATCACCTACACGACCAGAGGGCAGGTCGTAGATATCGGTCCCCTTCACATGACGGCTGAGAGGACGAGAACTATCCCGCTGCCGCCGATAGCTGACACAAAGCATGCAGAATGA
- a CDS encoding AsmA family protein, whose product MKSKTKKILFILGVSGAAVVLAAVAFLLTFDMNSYKPRIEAAASTATGMNVLVNGKMKLSLFPGVGISLEDIIIQNNGTVVASAKEAHIKLRLLPLIRRKVLIRQLRFVTPSLFITRDRDGRFNFETTEKKPAPMGPFEMEKILIVRGHATYLDVKSGGKTEAKNCDLSIQDLSSGWGESFGALSFDGHLSCEEMKEQELRISDIRADMNVRKGKLEASPFTMRIFGGDCKGSIKGMMSGESREYSIDLALTKFRFEEVLGTFNQKQTIHGEMDMKLHLAMKGNTSNELTRSAHGDVSIRGNNLSLASLDIDRMLNKYEKSQNFNLVDLGAFFVVGPMGTVITKGYDFGRAYMESLGGTSTILKLVSDWKVRNGIAEAEDVAFITRKNRVALNGKLDFVHDRFEDVTVAVLNDNGCATYSQRIHGSFNKPQIDKPNIFLSLIGPAISLASKSYEMLKGGKCDVIYQGTLQGFDGVGPP is encoded by the coding sequence GTGAAATCGAAGACGAAAAAAATACTTTTTATCCTTGGCGTCAGTGGAGCGGCTGTTGTCCTGGCTGCGGTCGCCTTCCTGCTTACCTTCGACATGAACTCTTACAAACCCCGCATAGAGGCGGCGGCTTCCACTGCCACGGGGATGAATGTCCTTGTGAACGGCAAAATGAAGCTCTCGTTATTCCCGGGTGTAGGAATATCTCTTGAAGATATTATTATACAGAACAATGGGACAGTTGTTGCCTCGGCAAAAGAGGCGCATATTAAATTAAGACTGCTGCCTCTTATCAGGCGGAAAGTACTCATACGACAGCTCAGGTTCGTTACCCCCAGCTTGTTCATCACCAGAGACAGAGACGGGCGCTTTAATTTTGAAACAACAGAGAAGAAGCCTGCCCCCATGGGTCCCTTTGAAATGGAGAAAATCCTTATCGTGAGGGGGCATGCCACGTACTTAGACGTAAAATCGGGGGGAAAAACCGAGGCGAAAAACTGCGACCTTTCGATCCAGGACCTCTCTTCAGGCTGGGGAGAATCTTTTGGCGCCCTATCCTTCGATGGACATTTGTCATGCGAAGAAATGAAAGAACAAGAGTTGAGGATCTCTGATATTCGAGCTGACATGAATGTCCGCAAAGGGAAGTTAGAGGCATCCCCCTTTACTATGAGGATCTTTGGCGGTGACTGCAAAGGGAGCATCAAAGGTATGATGTCAGGCGAAAGCCGGGAATACTCGATTGACCTTGCGCTCACAAAATTCCGTTTCGAAGAGGTTCTTGGGACGTTTAATCAGAAACAAACGATACATGGCGAAATGGATATGAAATTGCACCTCGCAATGAAGGGAAACACCTCAAATGAGCTCACGAGGAGTGCCCATGGAGATGTCTCGATCCGGGGAAATAACCTCTCTCTCGCAAGCCTTGACATAGACCGTATGCTGAATAAGTACGAAAAGAGCCAGAACTTCAATCTGGTAGACCTGGGAGCATTCTTTGTCGTGGGCCCAATGGGTACGGTGATTACAAAGGGCTACGATTTCGGGAGAGCCTACATGGAGTCCCTGGGGGGAACGAGCACGATATTAAAACTTGTCTCAGACTGGAAAGTCAGGAACGGCATAGCTGAAGCCGAAGACGTGGCCTTTATCACAAGAAAAAACCGTGTCGCACTTAATGGAAAGCTCGATTTCGTCCACGACAGGTTCGAGGACGTAACGGTTGCCGTGCTCAACGACAACGGGTGCGCCACTTACAGCCAGAGGATACACGGTAGTTTCAATAAACCACAGATAGACAAGCCGAATATCTTCCTTTCGCTCATAGGTCCGGCCATCTCGCTCGCATCCAAATCTTACGAGATGCTCAAAGGGGGCAAATGCGATGTCATTTACCAGGGGACGTTGCAGGGCTTCGATGGGGTCGGACCACCCTAA
- a CDS encoding BON domain-containing protein, which produces MKIKIKYYAVLLVVVVAMLAANVPVHASTMDDRIESSARKSYVFKTYLKGDDIKIKSDDGVVILTGTVSEESHKSLAFETVSNLPGVKSVDNRLVVKGEYPAEKSDAWITMKLKTTLLFHRSVSAMTEVETKDGIVTLKGEADNQAQKDLTTEYARDIDGVKDVNNVMTVSKASKKTSDIVIDKIDDASITAQAKMSLLFHRSTSAVNTKVETKNGVVTLYGKASNAAEKNLVTKLVNDITGVKSVNNRMTIE; this is translated from the coding sequence ATGAAAATTAAAATAAAATATTATGCAGTACTATTAGTGGTTGTGGTTGCGATGCTGGCGGCAAACGTGCCTGTGCACGCGTCCACGATGGATGACCGCATCGAATCATCTGCCAGGAAGTCGTATGTATTCAAGACCTACCTTAAGGGTGATGATATTAAAATCAAATCTGATGATGGCGTCGTCATCTTGACAGGGACTGTCTCCGAAGAATCCCACAAGTCATTGGCTTTTGAGACTGTGTCGAATCTGCCAGGGGTCAAAAGCGTGGATAACAGGTTGGTAGTCAAAGGTGAATACCCCGCTGAGAAGTCGGATGCGTGGATCACTATGAAATTGAAAACCACGCTATTGTTCCATAGGAGCGTAAGCGCCATGACGGAGGTTGAGACCAAAGACGGTATTGTGACACTGAAAGGTGAGGCCGATAATCAGGCACAAAAGGACCTGACGACCGAATACGCCAGGGATATTGATGGGGTTAAAGATGTCAATAATGTAATGACTGTGTCAAAGGCATCTAAAAAGACTAGCGATATCGTAATTGATAAGATTGATGATGCATCCATCACCGCTCAGGCGAAGATGTCTCTGCTGTTCCATCGCTCGACCAGCGCCGTCAACACCAAGGTTGAGACGAAGAATGGCGTGGTTACGTTATATGGGAAGGCCAGTAACGCTGCCGAAAAGAACCTGGTCACCAAACTGGTAAACGACATAACAGGTGTTAAGAGCGTAAACAACCGGATGACAATCGAGTAG